In Synechococcus sp. A18-25c, a single window of DNA contains:
- a CDS encoding type IV pilus twitching motility protein PilT, giving the protein MSQTIFPPGFPSTTVPVPHRHPTPAPIRAMPSDLESAPSLERIVQIANERGHSDVHLGVGESPRYRARGEMLQTEWPVATQETFQGWLQEILSPQQIDDFFRSKEFDGAHAFPFVRVRINLLDSLRGPAMVLRLIPQTILSLEALQLPDVLRDLAIRPKGLVLVTGPTGSGKSTTLAAMIDWINRHQSRHILTIEDPVEFVHSSQRSLIRHREVGLHTHQFHNALRAALREDPDVILVGEIRDQESLNTALEASQTGHLVFGTLHTNSAVKTVERVLGMFPPEDQDSIRRSLSEALLGVIAQGLIRTNDGKRAAFHDILINTDACKDYIQRGALDEVENIMERSRFDGMVTTNQSLQRLVEEGRVDADQAVAVSLKPNELAQALRGRGGT; this is encoded by the coding sequence GTGAGTCAAACGATTTTCCCCCCAGGGTTCCCGTCCACCACGGTTCCAGTTCCCCACCGTCATCCGACACCGGCACCGATCAGAGCCATGCCCTCCGATCTGGAGTCAGCACCGAGCCTGGAACGCATTGTCCAGATCGCAAATGAGCGAGGACATTCCGATGTGCACCTTGGCGTCGGGGAATCACCCCGGTACCGAGCCCGAGGCGAAATGCTCCAGACCGAATGGCCTGTTGCCACGCAGGAAACCTTTCAGGGCTGGCTCCAGGAGATTCTCTCTCCTCAACAGATTGATGACTTCTTTCGGTCGAAGGAGTTCGACGGCGCCCATGCGTTCCCGTTTGTGCGCGTGCGCATCAACCTGTTGGATTCCTTGAGGGGGCCAGCCATGGTTCTGCGTCTGATTCCCCAGACCATCCTCAGCCTTGAGGCGTTGCAACTTCCCGATGTTTTAAGAGATCTAGCCATCAGACCCAAGGGGCTGGTGCTGGTCACGGGGCCAACAGGATCTGGCAAAAGCACAACACTGGCCGCGATGATCGATTGGATCAACCGTCATCAGAGTCGTCACATCCTCACCATCGAGGACCCCGTTGAATTCGTGCATTCCAGCCAGCGCTCCCTGATCCGCCATCGGGAGGTGGGTCTGCACACGCACCAATTCCACAATGCCCTCCGGGCAGCATTACGTGAGGATCCCGATGTGATCCTCGTGGGTGAAATTCGCGATCAGGAGTCACTCAACACGGCACTGGAAGCCTCCCAAACCGGACATCTGGTGTTTGGGACGCTGCACACCAACTCTGCTGTCAAGACCGTGGAGCGTGTTCTAGGAATGTTTCCTCCAGAAGATCAAGACAGCATTCGACGATCCCTGTCGGAAGCCCTGCTCGGGGTGATTGCTCAGGGACTCATCCGCACCAACGACGGCAAGCGCGCCGCGTTTCACGACATCCTGATCAACACAGATGCTTGCAAGGACTACATCCAACGGGGAGCCCTGGATGAGGTTGAAAACATCATGGAGCGCAGCCGGTTCGATGGCATGGTCACCACCAACCAATCGCTTCAGAGGCTGGTGGAGGAAGGTCGTGTTGACGCCGATCAAGCGGTTGCCGTAAGTCTCAAACCCAATGAACTAGCCCAAGCTCTGCGTGGTCGTGGTGGAACTTGA
- the petA gene encoding cytochrome f, protein MRRLLSPLFAALIVGVAVFSAPSSSWAYPFWAQQNYDAPREATGKIVCANCHLAKKLTQAELPQSVLPDTVFKASVKIPYEEGLQEIGADGSDVGLQVGAVIQLPDGFTLAPQDRWTDEIKEETEGVYFTQYSDDQPNILLVGPLPGDQHQEIVFPILSPDPATDSNIHFGKYQVFVGGNRGRGQVYPTGEKSNNTVFTASATGTIDSIEDGDNGAKVVTINTDDGSSVSETIPVGPALLVATGDSVTAGAPLTNDPNVGGFGQMDAEVVLQNPVRIYGLLAFFAAVALAQIMLVLKKKQIEKVQAAEGV, encoded by the coding sequence ATGCGCCGCCTTCTTTCACCTCTTTTCGCCGCTCTAATCGTCGGCGTTGCCGTGTTCTCAGCACCGTCCAGCAGCTGGGCTTATCCCTTCTGGGCTCAGCAGAACTACGACGCCCCCCGCGAAGCCACAGGCAAGATTGTTTGCGCCAACTGTCACTTGGCGAAAAAACTGACCCAGGCTGAGCTGCCTCAGTCGGTGCTTCCGGACACGGTGTTCAAAGCGTCCGTCAAAATCCCCTATGAGGAAGGTCTCCAGGAAATTGGAGCCGATGGCAGCGACGTCGGCCTGCAGGTGGGTGCTGTGATTCAGCTGCCCGATGGCTTCACTCTGGCGCCCCAGGATCGCTGGACCGACGAGATCAAGGAAGAAACCGAAGGTGTTTACTTCACCCAGTACAGCGACGATCAACCCAACATTCTTCTGGTGGGTCCCCTCCCTGGTGACCAACATCAGGAGATCGTCTTCCCGATCCTGTCTCCCGACCCTGCCACCGACAGCAACATCCACTTCGGCAAGTATCAGGTGTTCGTGGGCGGCAACCGTGGCCGTGGCCAGGTGTATCCCACTGGTGAGAAGAGCAACAACACCGTCTTCACGGCCTCTGCAACCGGCACCATCGACTCCATCGAAGACGGTGACAACGGCGCCAAGGTGGTCACCATCAACACTGACGATGGCAGCAGCGTCAGCGAAACCATCCCTGTCGGCCCAGCACTTCTCGTGGCAACAGGTGATTCCGTGACTGCCGGTGCTCCCCTGACCAACGATCCCAACGTCGGTGGTTTCGGACAGATGGACGCTGAGGTTGTGCTTCAGAACCCAGTCAGAATCTACGGATTACTCGCTTTCTTCGCAGCTGTTGCACTGGCCCAGATCATGTTGGTTCTGAAGAAAAAGCAGATCGAAAAAGTCCAAGCTGCTGAGGGTGTCTGA
- a CDS encoding DUF3067 family protein: MSSLPDPLTVDEVVELLRSRWQASYDLQLVTRRRRMYLQVMWAYLEQQSFPLSEEAYRSHLAEVLEIVNRLGQAGVVRDWLSTTRDRPRLGKALSLQLQGEERLEEFLL; this comes from the coding sequence TTGTCGTCTCTGCCAGATCCCCTGACTGTGGATGAGGTGGTTGAACTTCTGCGCTCTCGCTGGCAAGCCAGCTACGACCTGCAATTGGTGACTCGCCGTCGCCGGATGTATCTGCAGGTGATGTGGGCCTATCTCGAGCAGCAATCGTTCCCTTTGAGCGAAGAGGCCTACCGATCTCACCTCGCCGAAGTGTTGGAAATCGTCAACCGATTGGGGCAGGCGGGGGTCGTTCGCGATTGGTTAAGCACCACTCGAGACCGTCCAAGGTTGGGAAAAGCCCTCAGCCTGCAGCTGCAGGGGGAGGAGCGGCTGGAGGAGTTTCTGCTTTGA
- the petC gene encoding cytochrome b6-f complex iron-sulfur subunit, producing the protein MTQTPAGDVPGMGRRQFMNLLTFGSVTGVALGALYPVVNYFIPPRAAGGGGGTTAKDELGNPVTASGWLSNHPSGDRSLVQGLKGDPTYLIVEGDDAIGSYGINAICTHLGCVVPWNSGANKFMCPCHGSQYDATGKVVRGPAPLSLALANVSVEDDNVFVSQWTETDFRTGEKPWWG; encoded by the coding sequence ATGACTCAAACGCCAGCAGGTGATGTGCCCGGAATGGGGCGTCGGCAATTCATGAATCTGCTGACCTTCGGGTCTGTGACCGGCGTGGCCCTCGGCGCTCTGTATCCGGTGGTGAACTACTTCATCCCCCCTCGCGCTGCAGGAGGCGGTGGTGGCACCACGGCCAAGGATGAGCTGGGCAATCCGGTCACTGCCAGTGGTTGGCTGAGTAATCATCCCAGCGGTGACCGCAGCCTTGTCCAGGGCCTCAAAGGTGACCCCACCTATTTGATTGTCGAAGGCGATGACGCCATTGGCAGCTACGGCATCAACGCCATCTGCACCCACTTGGGTTGTGTCGTGCCCTGGAACAGCGGTGCCAACAAATTTATGTGTCCCTGCCACGGCAGCCAGTACGACGCCACCGGCAAGGTGGTTCGCGGTCCAGCACCCCTGTCCCTTGCCCTGGCGAACGTCAGTGTTGAAGACGACAACGTGTTCGTGAGCCAATGGACCGAAACCGACTTCCGCACGGGCGAGAAGCCCTGGTGGGGCTGA
- the lgt gene encoding prolipoprotein diacylglyceryl transferase, with product MFSAVFTSPGPELVQLGPFVLRWYGLLIALAVLIGLNLSGWLARQRGLDSHLISDLLPILVLAAVVGARMYYVAFEWQSYQRSWWDAFAIWRGGIAIHGALLAGTLAVILFCRWKRVAFWDVLDVLVPSVVLGQAIGRWGNFFNSEAFGVPTNLPWKLFIPFANRPQIFSDSEFFHPTFLYESIWNLGVFVLLMVLFQLGRSQRLQLPAGALSCTYLLSYSLGRIWIEGLRIDPLCLGGQPPFCDGGLRAAQLMSFSLMALASLGLYWLYGRQASLPDPGLRQTDGS from the coding sequence GTGTTCTCCGCAGTGTTCACATCGCCCGGGCCCGAGCTGGTTCAGCTCGGGCCTTTTGTTCTCCGCTGGTATGGCCTGCTGATTGCTCTGGCCGTGCTGATCGGCCTCAATCTCTCCGGCTGGTTGGCACGTCAACGAGGGTTGGACTCCCATCTGATCAGTGACCTGCTTCCAATCCTGGTGCTGGCAGCTGTTGTGGGAGCCAGGATGTATTACGTCGCTTTCGAATGGCAGAGCTACCAACGCTCCTGGTGGGACGCCTTCGCCATTTGGAGGGGAGGCATTGCCATCCACGGCGCCTTACTGGCAGGCACATTGGCCGTGATCCTGTTTTGCCGATGGAAGCGCGTGGCCTTCTGGGATGTGTTGGATGTTCTGGTGCCCTCGGTTGTTCTGGGCCAAGCCATCGGCCGATGGGGAAATTTTTTCAATTCAGAGGCTTTCGGCGTTCCAACCAATCTTCCCTGGAAACTGTTCATTCCCTTTGCTAACCGCCCTCAGATCTTCAGCGACTCCGAATTTTTTCACCCCACCTTTCTCTACGAGTCAATCTGGAATCTCGGAGTCTTTGTGCTGCTGATGGTGCTCTTCCAGCTAGGACGCAGTCAAAGGCTCCAACTTCCTGCTGGGGCCCTCAGCTGTACCTACTTACTGAGTTACAGCCTTGGTCGCATCTGGATTGAGGGCTTGAGGATTGATCCTCTCTGCTTGGGAGGCCAGCCCCCCTTCTGCGATGGCGGATTGCGTGCGGCTCAATTGATGAGTTTCAGCCTGATGGCCCTGGCGAGTCTCGGGCTGTACTGGCTGTATGGACGCCAAGCCTCTCTCCCTGACCCAGGCCTACGACAGACAGATGGATCATGA
- a CDS encoding NFACT family protein produces MASSTLQVMDLTSLKAVLADLSGQILPSRFEKAQQPDPHSLQLGFRTLKGMIWLELSWQAEAARLVQIRPPKRTGSGSTLAQQVQHGLRQLALVGLQQQGFERVVQFQFAPRPGEAAVRTLVLELMGRHSNCLMLDEQKRITAIARQVRQHQSRIRPLSSGDAYCPPPALQSLPPQLNEPIEQWQRRLSLLPIALGKALRETYQGISPALVKQLIALPPTAADPSPALLPSTPVDSITPDQWLRLHHRWLQWLKHLDQTIFELHFEEEGGYCVWNKPDDERVDQRDNQQDAGVGDCLSLRLGLYYRHHLNARRLQRRTDELRQLLQVSREREEAQRQEQQDRMEDTDNAGTLQHQADTLLCQQNPDRDSIDRAQKLYQRARRLRRAIPVIQERLRHHNQRLALLDGSESFLEDLIQAEWDDPAERSRQLEDLKLELEELLAPKQQRRHAGPPPGQPQPLALATTGGLLIQVGRNHRQNEWISLRQARSGDLWFHAQECPGSHVVLKASAAAASDQDVQEAADLAAWFSRAKGNRRVPVVMASVDHLQRIPGSAPGTVRHRQAELVWAEPDRARRTLEAREPLA; encoded by the coding sequence ATGGCCAGCAGCACGCTTCAGGTGATGGATCTCACCAGCCTCAAGGCCGTGCTGGCGGACCTTAGCGGTCAGATTCTTCCAAGCCGTTTCGAAAAGGCCCAGCAGCCAGACCCACACAGTCTCCAGCTGGGTTTCCGCACGCTGAAGGGAATGATTTGGCTGGAGCTCAGTTGGCAGGCAGAGGCCGCCAGGCTCGTGCAGATTCGGCCACCCAAAAGGACTGGTTCCGGCAGCACGCTGGCACAACAGGTTCAACACGGACTGCGACAGCTAGCTCTCGTCGGCCTGCAACAACAGGGATTCGAGCGTGTGGTGCAGTTTCAATTCGCTCCGCGACCCGGAGAAGCAGCCGTCAGGACCCTGGTCTTGGAGCTCATGGGTCGTCATAGCAACTGCCTGATGCTGGATGAGCAAAAGCGCATCACAGCGATCGCCCGTCAAGTGCGGCAGCATCAATCAAGAATTCGGCCGCTGAGCAGTGGTGATGCCTATTGTCCACCCCCTGCTCTGCAAAGCCTGCCGCCACAGCTGAACGAACCCATCGAACAGTGGCAGCGACGCCTGTCACTGCTGCCGATCGCCTTGGGCAAGGCATTGCGGGAGACCTACCAGGGCATCAGCCCCGCGCTGGTCAAACAACTGATCGCACTTCCGCCGACGGCTGCCGACCCTTCTCCAGCACTACTGCCCTCCACACCAGTGGACTCCATCACCCCTGACCAGTGGTTGCGACTGCATCATCGCTGGCTGCAATGGCTCAAGCATCTCGACCAGACAATCTTCGAACTCCACTTCGAGGAAGAGGGTGGGTACTGCGTCTGGAACAAACCTGACGACGAACGCGTCGATCAACGTGACAATCAACAAGATGCTGGCGTGGGGGATTGCCTCAGCCTCCGCCTGGGTCTCTATTACCGGCACCACCTCAATGCTCGTCGCCTGCAGCGCAGGACCGACGAACTGAGGCAATTGCTGCAAGTGAGTCGTGAACGGGAAGAGGCCCAACGACAGGAGCAACAAGACCGCATGGAAGACACCGACAACGCGGGAACCCTGCAGCACCAGGCCGACACCCTTCTCTGTCAGCAGAATCCAGACCGCGACAGCATTGATCGGGCTCAGAAGTTGTATCAACGAGCCCGACGGTTGCGGCGTGCCATTCCCGTGATCCAGGAGCGCCTCCGGCATCACAATCAACGCCTGGCCCTGCTGGATGGCAGCGAGAGCTTTCTCGAGGATTTGATCCAGGCGGAATGGGATGACCCTGCTGAGCGCAGCCGACAGCTCGAGGACCTCAAGCTTGAATTGGAGGAGCTACTGGCCCCCAAGCAGCAACGTCGTCACGCGGGTCCACCACCGGGACAGCCACAGCCACTGGCCTTGGCAACCACGGGTGGACTGCTGATTCAGGTGGGGCGTAACCACCGCCAGAACGAATGGATCAGCCTTCGACAGGCCCGCAGCGGTGATCTCTGGTTTCACGCACAAGAATGCCCCGGCAGCCACGTAGTGCTGAAGGCATCAGCCGCAGCGGCATCCGATCAGGATGTACAGGAAGCAGCAGACCTCGCCGCTTGGTTCAGTCGCGCGAAGGGCAACCGACGGGTACCCGTGGTGATGGCTTCGGTGGATCATCTCCAGAGAATTCCTGGATCGGCCCCAGGAACCGTGCGACATCGTCAGGCGGAGTTGGTTTGGGCTGAGCCAGACCGTGCACGCCGAACCCTTGAGGCGCGGGAGCCCCTAGCCTGA
- the gmk gene encoding guanylate kinase — protein MALTDRRARLVLLTGPSGVGKGTLVARLLERHPEVWLSISATTRSPRDGEQHGVQYFFHSRPSFDELVAQGGLLEWAEFAGNCYGTPRQPVMQRLDAGTPVLLEIELEGARQVRRSFPEAFQIFLAPPSFEELERRIRGRGTESQDAIQKRLDRARAELAAQKEFDAVVVNDDLDIALTELERLMNLA, from the coding sequence ATGGCCCTGACCGACCGCCGAGCCCGGCTCGTCCTCTTGACGGGGCCAAGCGGTGTGGGCAAAGGCACGCTTGTGGCCCGTCTACTGGAGCGTCATCCCGAAGTTTGGCTCTCGATCTCTGCGACCACACGCTCACCGCGGGATGGTGAGCAGCATGGAGTTCAGTACTTTTTTCATTCCCGTCCATCCTTCGACGAACTCGTAGCTCAAGGAGGACTGCTGGAGTGGGCAGAATTTGCCGGTAACTGCTACGGGACCCCCCGGCAACCAGTGATGCAGCGACTGGATGCTGGCACCCCTGTGCTGTTGGAAATCGAGCTGGAGGGAGCACGTCAGGTGCGCCGCAGCTTTCCTGAGGCTTTTCAGATCTTTCTCGCTCCACCGAGTTTTGAGGAGCTCGAGCGCCGTATTCGCGGACGTGGAACGGAGTCGCAAGATGCCATTCAGAAACGGTTGGATCGTGCCCGAGCTGAACTGGCAGCTCAGAAGGAATTTGATGCAGTCGTTGTCAACGATGATCTGGACATCGCACTGACAGAGCTTGAACGCCTCATGAATCTTGCCTGA
- the tsaD gene encoding tRNA (adenosine(37)-N6)-threonylcarbamoyltransferase complex transferase subunit TsaD: MSKLLALETSCDESAAAVVELREGRLHVLAHRIASQIEEHAQWGGVVPEIASRRHVEALPHLIDQALDDAQLSIPDLDAVASTVTPGLVGALMAGSITGRTLAALHDRPFVGVHHLEAHLASVHLADESPEPPYLVLLVSGGHTELIRVDGDCSMERLGRSHDDAAGEAFDKVARLMGLSYPGGPAIQDVAVNGDSTRFSLPQGRVSKPGGGFYPYDFSFSGLKTAMLRQVEACKRAEEPLPLADLAASFEQVVVDVLVQRSLRCCVDQSLSTLVMVGGVAANQRLRRCMHAQGSQQGVAVHLAPLAYCTDNAAMVGAAAFQRLHWSAMCGFSSLQLGVSARWPLENCAPLYQSNPPF, encoded by the coding sequence ATGTCAAAGCTGCTCGCCCTCGAAACAAGTTGTGACGAGTCCGCAGCTGCCGTGGTGGAGCTTCGCGAGGGTCGATTGCACGTGCTGGCGCATCGCATTGCCTCCCAGATCGAGGAGCATGCCCAGTGGGGAGGCGTGGTTCCTGAAATTGCATCCCGTCGGCACGTGGAAGCACTGCCGCACCTCATTGATCAGGCCCTCGATGACGCTCAGTTATCGATTCCTGATCTGGACGCTGTGGCGTCCACGGTCACGCCAGGACTTGTGGGCGCTCTGATGGCCGGCTCCATCACCGGACGCACGCTTGCGGCTCTCCACGACCGCCCCTTTGTGGGTGTGCATCACCTTGAGGCCCATTTGGCCTCCGTGCATCTCGCTGACGAATCCCCAGAACCGCCTTACTTGGTCTTGTTGGTGAGTGGCGGCCACACCGAGCTGATCCGGGTGGATGGTGATTGCTCCATGGAGCGTCTTGGTCGAAGCCACGATGATGCCGCCGGTGAGGCCTTCGACAAGGTGGCCAGGCTGATGGGGCTGTCCTATCCGGGTGGTCCTGCCATCCAGGACGTCGCGGTGAATGGCGATTCGACTCGCTTTTCTCTGCCCCAGGGCCGTGTGTCCAAGCCTGGTGGTGGCTTTTATCCCTATGACTTTTCCTTTAGTGGTCTCAAGACGGCCATGTTGAGGCAGGTCGAGGCCTGCAAACGTGCTGAGGAACCCTTACCGCTTGCAGATCTTGCCGCCAGCTTTGAGCAGGTGGTGGTGGATGTGCTCGTGCAGCGCAGTCTCCGATGCTGTGTTGACCAGAGTTTGTCGACTCTGGTGATGGTGGGTGGTGTGGCCGCCAACCAGCGCTTGCGCCGCTGCATGCATGCGCAAGGCAGTCAGCAGGGAGTGGCTGTCCATCTCGCTCCATTGGCGTATTGCACCGACAACGCTGCGATGGTTGGTGCGGCAGCGTTCCAGCGCCTCCACTGGAGCGCGATGTGTGGCTTCAGTTCTTTGCAGCTGGGAGTGTCTGCCCGTTGGCCGCTTGAGAACTGTGCACCTCTGTATCAATCGAATCCCCCCTTTTGA
- a CDS encoding Photosystem I reaction center subunit III: MRRLFALALSALLVFGFAPVAKADVAGLTPCSESARFQQRASAASTPQAKARFDMYSQAVCGEDGLPHLIVDGRWDHAGDFVYPGLMFLYVAGCIGWSGREYLKATRGTKEQYMKEIQIDLPLALKSLIASATWPLAAVREFTSGKLLEDDSKITVSPR, encoded by the coding sequence ATGCGTCGTCTCTTCGCCCTCGCGCTTTCGGCACTGCTTGTCTTCGGCTTTGCGCCCGTCGCCAAAGCAGATGTTGCAGGTCTGACCCCCTGCTCAGAAAGTGCCCGTTTCCAGCAACGCGCCAGCGCAGCCTCCACACCACAAGCCAAAGCTCGCTTCGACATGTACAGCCAAGCTGTGTGTGGTGAAGATGGTCTCCCTCACCTGATTGTGGACGGCCGCTGGGATCACGCTGGTGATTTTGTTTATCCCGGCCTGATGTTTCTCTACGTGGCTGGTTGCATTGGTTGGTCGGGTCGTGAGTACCTCAAGGCCACTCGCGGCACCAAAGAGCAATACATGAAGGAAATCCAGATCGATCTCCCGTTGGCTCTCAAATCTTTGATTGCTTCAGCCACCTGGCCTCTGGCAGCAGTGCGTGAATTCACCAGTGGAAAGCTGCTGGAAGATGATTCCAAAATCACTGTTTCCCCTCGCTGA
- the cobM gene encoding precorrin-4 C(11)-methyltransferase: protein MIKLSIVGAGPGAPDLLTRRAEERIRAADVLIWTDSLVSPQIAGLAPVGCESIRTSSLTLEDVLPLMIDRAKQGLRVVRLHDGDPALYSALNEQVCGLADAGIEVEVVPGVSAYQATAAALNAELTIPGVVQTIVLSRTGGRTGVPQREDLGNLARLQASLCLYLSARHVDEVAATLLEHYPADTPVAIGYRVSWPDQWMMMVPLDQMAKASRERNLIRTTLYVVSPAFRSSQQRSKLYAPDHDHLFRPHR, encoded by the coding sequence ATGATCAAGCTTTCAATCGTGGGTGCCGGGCCAGGCGCGCCTGACCTGCTCACCCGTCGAGCTGAAGAGAGAATTCGTGCGGCCGACGTGCTGATCTGGACAGACTCGCTGGTCTCTCCTCAGATCGCTGGCTTAGCTCCCGTGGGTTGCGAAAGCATTCGCACCAGCTCGCTCACGCTGGAAGACGTGCTTCCACTGATGATCGATCGTGCCAAGCAAGGCCTGAGAGTGGTTCGACTACACGATGGAGATCCTGCTCTTTACAGCGCTTTGAATGAGCAGGTCTGCGGACTTGCAGATGCCGGCATTGAAGTGGAAGTTGTCCCTGGCGTGAGTGCTTATCAGGCCACAGCTGCCGCTCTGAATGCGGAACTGACCATTCCAGGGGTTGTTCAGACCATCGTTCTGAGTCGAACAGGTGGACGCACCGGCGTTCCACAGCGAGAAGACTTGGGAAACTTGGCCCGACTTCAAGCATCGTTATGTCTTTATTTGAGTGCTCGTCATGTGGACGAAGTGGCGGCGACATTGTTGGAGCACTACCCAGCAGATACACCGGTCGCGATTGGCTACAGGGTGAGCTGGCCAGATCAGTGGATGATGATGGTGCCACTCGATCAGATGGCCAAGGCCAGTCGTGAACGCAATCTGATCCGGACCACGCTGTATGTCGTCAGCCCTGCCTTTCGCTCCAGTCAGCAGCGCTCAAAACTCTATGCACCGGATCATGACCACCTATTCAGACCTCACCGTTAA
- a CDS encoding high light inducible protein — protein sequence MTVDPHQESKVEPVDSVELNSWRRGFTPQAEIWNGRLAMLGLSAGLAFLLLIRLFAAG from the coding sequence ATGACAGTTGACCCCCATCAAGAGTCCAAGGTCGAACCGGTGGATTCTGTTGAGCTGAATTCCTGGCGCAGGGGTTTCACCCCTCAGGCTGAGATTTGGAACGGTCGCCTGGCCATGCTTGGGTTGTCAGCCGGACTGGCATTTCTGTTGTTGATCAGACTCTTCGCAGCCGGCTGA
- the psaJ gene encoding photosystem I reaction center subunit IX: MKKFLSTAPVVAAIWFTATAGILIEWNRFFPDLLFHPMG, translated from the coding sequence ATGAAGAAATTTTTGAGCACAGCACCTGTAGTTGCGGCCATCTGGTTCACAGCCACAGCAGGAATCTTGATTGAGTGGAATCGGTTCTTCCCCGATCTTCTGTTCCACCCCATGGGTTGA
- the tatC gene encoding twin-arginine translocase subunit TatC encodes MPLVDHLEELRQRVLRSLGAVVLCALACLLTVRPLVRVLEEPAGSIRFLQLAPGEFLFVSFKVAGYAGLTLALPYVLYQGLAFVLPGLTRGERRLIAPAVAGSAVLFLAGLAFAWWALVPAALRFLVSYGADVVEPIWSIERYLDFVLLLMLSTGLAFQLPVLQLLLGAFGLVNWKRMLSAWRWVVMISALAGAVLTPSTDPVTMILLGGAITGLYLIGVLLVALVQRFKAETPPAAPPPAAAG; translated from the coding sequence ATGCCTCTGGTGGATCACCTGGAGGAGCTGCGTCAACGGGTGCTGCGCAGTCTTGGAGCTGTGGTCCTCTGCGCTCTGGCCTGCCTGCTGACCGTTCGGCCGCTGGTCCGAGTGCTCGAAGAGCCTGCAGGTTCCATCCGGTTCCTGCAGTTGGCACCGGGGGAATTCCTATTCGTGTCCTTCAAAGTGGCCGGTTACGCCGGTCTAACCCTGGCTTTGCCATATGTTCTTTATCAAGGCCTGGCCTTTGTGCTTCCAGGCCTCACCCGTGGTGAGCGCCGGCTGATTGCACCGGCGGTGGCGGGTTCCGCCGTGCTGTTTTTGGCCGGCCTGGCGTTCGCATGGTGGGCCCTTGTTCCAGCAGCACTGCGTTTTTTGGTGAGCTACGGCGCTGATGTGGTGGAACCAATCTGGTCGATCGAGCGCTACCTCGATTTCGTTCTGCTTCTGATGCTGTCCACTGGGCTGGCCTTCCAATTACCCGTGCTGCAGTTACTGCTGGGAGCCTTCGGACTGGTCAACTGGAAACGCATGCTCTCGGCCTGGCGCTGGGTTGTGATGATTTCGGCTCTTGCCGGAGCGGTGCTCACCCCCTCAACGGACCCGGTGACGATGATTCTTCTGGGGGGTGCGATCACTGGGCTGTACCTGATCGGGGTTCTTCTGGTGGCGCTGGTGCAGCGCTTCAAAGCAGAAACTCCTCCAGCCGCTCCTCCCCCTGCAGCTGCAGGCTGA